The Candidatus Defluviibacterium haderslevense DNA window ACACATCATTTACATCACCTAAAAAATGCATTAAAATTTAATTATTAGTGACTTCTATTGTTCTGAAACAAATATCGCCTTTGTATAATATCTATTCATTCGTGCGATATTCTCTAAAGAAATCTCCTTTGGACAATCAGCTTCACATGCTCCAACATTAGAACAACGACCAAAACCTTCAGCATCCATCTGTGCAACCATATTATATACTCTTCTGTTTTGTTCAACTTCTCCCTGAGGCAAAAGACCTAAATGTGATACTTTAGCCGCAGTAAATAACATTGCTGACCCATTTGGACAAGCTGCAACACACGCCCCACATCCAATACAAGCTGCCGCATCAAAAGACTTACCTGCAACATCCTTTTCAATGGGCATTGAATTTCCATCAATTGCCTGGCCAACATTAATTGAAATATATCCACCAGCCTGAATAATTCTATCAAATGCAGTCCTATCTACAACTAGGTCCTTAATTACTGGAAAAGATCTGGCTCTAAAGGGTTCAATCACAATGGTTTCCCCTTCTTTAAAATACCTCATATGCAATTGACAGGTCGTAGTGCCTGAATTCGGACCATGTGGTTTTCCATTGATTACCATACTACAAGCACCACATATTCCTTCACGACAATCGTGATCAAAAGCTACCGGCTCTTGTTTTTTATCAATAAGTTGTTGGTTCAGAACATCCATCATCTCTAAGAAAGACATGTGTTCATTCGCTTCAATTTGATACATTTCAAATCGACCAACTGATTTACTATCTTTTTGTCTCCAAACCTTCAAATTAAGCTTCATATTTCTTACTGTTTCTAGTACTGTAACAAAGTGTAAAAGTAATTAATTTGAGAATTATAATTTAACTTAAGACTATTTATTACTGCCCAAGGAAGTTATTTATAGAATGGCCTTGTTATATTAATAAAAACTTTAATTTATAAATTTAATGTTTTTCATCATTCCTTCCCTTTTAGTTCTTTTAATCGGGGAATTTCTACTTATTTTTTTCCATGTTTCATCATTAATCTCCAACCAATCCGATTTAGTTAATTGTAACATATCCAAGTTTGGTTGAAATTCAGGTACTTTGGTTGGTTTGGAAAATCGATTCCAAGGGCAAACTTCCTGACATATATCGCAGCCAAATGCCCAGCCATTCATTTTATCTTTAAATCCTTCAGGGATTGAATTTTTAAGTTCGATTGTAAGATAGGATATGCATTTACTAGCATCTAAAAGATAGCCATCCGGATGAATTGCTTGAGTAGGACAGGCTTCAATACATTTTTTACAGGTCCCACAATGGTCTTTTATTGGTGTAGAATATTCAAATTCAAGATCAACTAAAATGCAAGCCAAAAAAAAATAACTACCTTTTTTTGGATTAATTGTGAGGGTGTTTTTACCATTCCATCCAATGCCACTTTTTTCCGCCCAAACGCGTTCCATAATAGGTGCTGAATCAACAAACGCTCGAATTGTTATATCTCCATATAATTCTTTCAATGAATGTAACAATAGGTCACATTTGTCCTTAATAACCCTATGATAATCTTGACCATAAGCATACTTAGATACTTTAGGATGATCCTCCGAAAGGTGTATTTGTGGCTGGTCATAATTTAGAGTCATCATAATAACTGATTTACATCCTTCGAGTAATTTTGTGGGATCAATTCGAAGATCAAAATACCTTTCCATATAAGTCATCTCTCCATGAAAACCATTTGCCAACCATTGCTCTAATTGCAAAGCTTCCTTTTCAAGTCTTTGTGCTTGAACAATTCCTACAGATTCAAATCCAATAGAGTGAGCCAATTCAATAAATGGTTTAGACTGATGTCTCATTAATGATTAAATCTTATTATTTATTAGCAAAAGTATATTAACAATTTGAATAGGCGTTTTAAAATTCCATGTTTCAATAAAAAAGCCCGCAATACATATTGCAGGCTAACCACATTATTGAAAAATTAAAAAATAATTTAAATTTAAAAATCAAACCAAATACCACATTCCAATGTTTGGAACTGATTTTCCTTCCAAGTATCACTTAAATCATAATTAGCAAATAATTTAATGGCCCCGATATCGATTCTTCCGGTTATTCCATATCTGTATTTATTAAAACCAAAATCTTCTTCAGTTTCAATTTTCTGGTTGATATCGCTTTTTTTAACATTAGATTCTTGATAAACCAAAATTCCTGCATACCCACCGAATCCTATTCCTACTTTCCCTAATCCCTTTATTCTATTACTTTGTGTATATAACATTAAAGGTACTTGTAAATGCTGAATAGAAAATGAAGACCTTTTAATATTATCATCTTTAGTATAATCCAATATTTTATTGGGTGTAAAAGATATTTTATTTTTAAACGTCATTTCTTCAATATGATACCCAAATGAAGTCAAAAGCATCAGATGCTTAGTCCCTAAATAAATTGTTGTAGGCAGAAAATTTAATGTTGTACTCCATGAACTAAATGGTTTATTTTCCAAATCATCTACTAAATTCTTAGCTTGACTCTTATCATGTAATAATACATTTACTCCTAAATCAATATCCAAAAATCCAACGCGTGCGCCACGTTTTTTCTTTTTTTCAGGATTTATATTTTCCTTATTACTTTTATCTAAATCAGTTTCATCCATTTCATCTTCTTCATCAACTTCATTTTTTTTGTCCTTCTGGTCTCTTTCAATAATTAATATATCTCGATCTCCCAATTTAATTTTGACCGTATCATGCTCAACATTAACTGGTGGTGGAGTAGGAGGTAATGGTGGGGCTAAATTTTCCAATGGTGGAACAGTTTCTTGTGCTGCTAAGTGCATAGCACTGTACAAAATAAACACGAAAATTAGTTTTTTCATTTTAAAAAATTTTTATACTTGTTATTATTTAAATTAAAAAATTAGTTGTTTCACAATTAAAATCATCATTGAATAGGAATACTAATCGATTTATGAAAGGCAACTGTCTCACTTTTATAATTGACTGCGATAAATGTTTTTTGATTCAACTCCTTGGATTCAATTTTCAAAACATCCGAAGTCCATTCACTGCTCTTCTTTGAAATTAATTTCATAATCCCTTTAAATATGGCTTTTCCAATAGTGTAAGATTGATTCGAATGATCAGCTACACTTACTATTGGTTCTGAAGAACTTAGCTGGGTTATATTTCCATTTTGTGGTACTTCATTAATCTTTATTAATGGTTCAGCATCATCTGTTTTAATGTTCGATTGAGTAATGATCGGTTCATTTAAAACAGCTATTTCTTGGTCCATATGATCATCCGTTAATTGGTTCGCCAATTCAATATTATTGGGATTTTCAATGATTTCTTGTTGAATAATAGTTTTTGCTCTGAGCGTTCTGCCTTTTTTATTTACTTGTTTGTTTGATTGTATTTGCATTGTCTTTTCCGCAATTGCTTTTGTTTCATTACCTAAAACAATTTCATTAGCTTTTACATTATCCTCAACAATTTCTTTTTGATCTTGAGGTAATAGTGATTTCTCTGAAACTAAAGATAAAGTTTGGTTCGTCCCATCGTCTTCACTATTTAGTGAAAAAATAAAAACAATCAGTATACAAATTGATGCAGCAATCCATAGATAATGAAAGTTGAATTTTGCACTATGTTTTTTGGGCCTATTAATATGCAACTTTCCTTTTTCTTCAATCATTAATCGTTCAAAAAAATCAGAAGGTGGTACCTTATTGTCAATAATATGCTTATGCTGTTGTATATATTGTTTTAATCGATCGGACATGTTGTTTATTTTTTTTTATTATTTCTAATAATTTCTGTTTACCTCTTAAATATTGACTCCTTGAAGTTGATGCAACAATACCTAACATTTGAGCTATTTCTTCATGTGAATAATCTTCAATGGCGTATAAGGTAAATACGATACGATACCGTTCAGGTAACAACTCTATAGCATTCATTATTTCAGCCATATTAGATTCATGTTCAAATTCATCTATAACTCCATCCTCAGAATTTAGAGAATATAAAACACTTTCATCATTCAAATCATCAAATTGAAGTTTTTGCTTTTTATCCAATTCACTGAGCGCAGTGTTTATACAAATTTTTTTAATCCATGCTGGAAGTAATTGTCCATTATTAAGTTGTTGTATGTTTTGAAATACTTTTATAAAAGTTTCCTGTAATACATCTAAGGCATCTTCGGGTTGATTCATCATTCGTAAACAAATATTATACATAGGAATATTGAACATATCATAAAGCTCTCTGTAGGCTTTTTGATCTGCTTGTTTTATCCTATCGACTAAAGTCTGCATTTGTTTTTCGTTTAATACTGAACTACAATGATAAAGAGTAGTAAAAATGCCTTTCGTTGCATCAAATTAATTTTATTTTTAAGTTTAATTAAAAAATAAATATAAAATGTTGAAAATTAATATGTTAGTTATGATAAAATAGAGTTCATTTACCATTGACAAGACTCACCATGATCTTTAAGCCATTTTTCGGATTCCAAATAATGAGGCATCGCTCTTTCTACTTCTGCCCAGAATTTGGCTGAATGATTATGATGTACCAAATGTGCTAACTCATGAATAATAATATAATCCAAAACAAAATTAGGAGCCAACAATAATCTGGATGAAATACTTATATTTTTGTTTGTACTACAACTTCCCCAATTGCTGTGATTATTTCTAAGTCTAATTTGATTGATTTCTTTATTAAAAAACTGCTTATTAAGTTCATGTACTCTATTTCTTAATCCTTCTATATATGTTTTGGACATAATATTACTAATTAGACTGGAGCACATTTTTTGACGCTGTTCAACAGTAATATTTGCAGGTAATTCCAAGTATATGACATAGCCTCTTCTTCGACCGGTAGCTGTTTTTCGTTCTATATTCTCTTTAACATCTAATGTAAAAAGGCTATTTCTAACGGTCAACTGTGATCCTGTTTCATAAACTTTGGGTAAATATTTCGCTCGATATAAATGATCTTTCGTTAATCTTTTATAAATCCATTCTTTTGCCCATAAGATGTGTTTTGTTTTTTCAAAACTAGGAGACATAATTGGAATTCGTATTATAGCTTTATTCTTGGTTAATGAAACTCTGGCAGACATCCGCCATTCATGATGGATCTCCAATAATAAATCTATATTATCAATTTGAATGTTCTGATATTCTTTGAATGTTTTTGCTTTAAGCATATTTCAAAGCGAAATCTTGCATTACGTTTACTAATACATTGACACTTTCTAATGGCAATGCGTTATAAAGTGAAGCTCTAAATCCTCCAACAGATCTATGCCCCTGTAGGCCAACACAATTTGCATCCTTGCACAATTTTAAAAATTCAGCTTCGTGATCCGAGTTTTTTAATTTAAATACAACATTCATGCGAGAACGATCTTCTTTCCTGACCGTTCCTTCAAAACATGGATTTCTATCGATCTCATTATACAGGGTTAATGCTTTTTCGTTATTACGTAATTCCATAGCTTTCGGGCCCCCCATTTCCTTTATCCATCGCATAGTTAACATGGATACGTATATTGGAAATACGGGAGGTGTGTTATACATCGAACCTTTATCCATGTGGTTCTTGTAATCTAACATGCTTGGTAATTTTCTTCCGGTTTTTCCCAATAGGTCTTTTTTAACTACTACTAAGGTGACACCTGCAGGACCCATATTTTTCTGAGCTCCAGCATAAATTAACCCAAAGTTTTTCCCATCTACTTTTCTACTAAAAATATCAGAAGACATATCGCAAACCAAAGGAATAGATCCCTTAGGCCACCAATGGTATTGAGAACCATAAATGGTATTATTAGAAGTAATGTGTAAATATGCACCGGTATCGGGATATTCGAACTGATTCGGAATATGTCTAAACTGATCAGATTCAGATGAAGCAATGACATTCACATTTCCAAAAAGCTTGGCTTCTTTAATAGCTCCACTTGACCAAGTTCCTGTGTTAACATAATGAGCTGTATCATGTTCTGGTAATAAATTCATTGGAATCATAAAAAATTGTGAACTAGCACCACCAGAAAGAAATAATACCGCATATTCTTCATCTATTCCCAATAATTCCCTAACTAAGGATTCTGATTCATCCATTACTGATTCAAATTCCTTACTTCTATGAGATATTTCTAAAATAGAAAGGTCTAATTCTTTAAAATTAATGATTGAAGCTGAAGCTTGTTGTAATACGGATTGCGGAAGTATTGCTGGTCCCGCATAAAAATTATGTTTTTTCATTCAATGATGTATCTTATATTAAAGCCCAAAGTTATATATTGTTTATTGCTCTATAACATTATAGAATCACTTTTTATTATAACGAACAATATTTTAAACATATCTCCTTATTTCTTTATAAATTTACACTACGACAACATAAAGTTTATATTAAATAAAACTTATATTAAGTTTAATTTTACGTAATGACTTACAAAAAGATTTTTATCCATTCTATTTTACTTGTGGCATGGTTATCTCAATTCAATTTACATTCTCAACATATTATTCCACATAATATCTTAAACAATTCAAATGTAAGTCAGCTTGGGGGTTCTTGTTGTTGTGGAACATTTTTGGAAATGAATTTTCCGAACTTGGACTTTGAAGGCGGAATACCTCCGCCAATAGGAGGTTTTATAGTTTATAGTGCAGGTCAAATGATCGATGAATGGACAGTTACCAGAGCAACTATTGATCATTGTGAGGGTTCTCACGCTAATTTAGGTGCCGGGAATCCCAATGGTGCTTCCAATTTTATTGATCTGCATGGATCTCCTGGTTTTGGTGGAATAAAATACAAACTTACCGGACTAACTCCCGGAAATTCCTACAGAATCGATTTTTGGACAGCTCAAAATGGAGGCAATCACAGTTCTACTGGAACCCTTTTAGTAGCCAATGGTGCTTGGTTAAATGTCAGTTGGGTGGTTACTATTTCTGGAAGTGTTGCTTGGTTTAAGCAATCTTATATGTTTATGGCTATGGCAGATATGGCAGATATGGAATTTAGTAGTGTTGGAGATTTAATCTATGCAGGAACTTTAATAGATGATATTAAAATTTTTGAATGCCCGGGCGATCAGGAAGAACCAATGATTACCAATGAGCCACAAAATGAAATATACAACTGTATCGGTGATGTACCAAAAGCTCCAAAATTAATCGTTACAGATAATTGTGATGCGAATCCAACCATATCCTTTAAAGAAACCACTTCTAAAATTGATAAATGTGAACAATTGATAAAACGTGATTGGGAAATTCTTGACAAATGTGGTAATAAAAAACTTTTTACTCAGGAAATAACGGTAAAAGATGAAGTCGCGCCAAATATTACTATTGCAGGGAAGGACAAAATTATATTATGTTCCAATCACACTAAAAATACTTTTTTAACGTGGCTATTTAGCAATGCAGGAGCTTCGGCAACTGATAATTGTAAAAAAATAACTTGGGATTATGCTTACGACAGTATAGCAACGAATTCATGTGATACGACACTCGTTGACTTCATTGTTTCGGATGAATGTGATAATACTTCAAGCTTTGTAGCTAAATATATTATTATTGATACGATATCACCCAAAATAGTAAATCCAGCTAAGGATGTTTTGTTACAATGTTCACCCTTAGCCAGAGATTCACTCAGAAATTGGCTGCAAAATCATGGATCTGCAATAGCTACTGATAATTGTTCATCAGTTGCCTGGACAAATAATTTTAAAGGCGATTCTTCTGCTTTAATTAATGTTGTAGATTTCTATGCAATAGATCATTGTGGAAATAAAACAAAAACTACAGCAACTTTTATACAACAGGATAATCCGGATACAGTAAGATTTACCCAATATGATTGTTCGATAAATATCATCTCTATCGATACTCAATTTTTTCAATTGCCAGGATGTGATAGTTTAGTTATCATTAATAAAATTCCAGCGGTTAAGGATTCGAATTACTTTTCCTATACCACATGTGACCCATTTCAAAAATCATTAGTCATCGACACGCTGATTAATATGCGTGGTTGCGATTCATTTATCATCTCATCTTATAAATATGTCAAACCCGATACATCTGTAATAACAAATTTTAATTGCACAATAATCGATACCTCGATAACCTACCAAATAGTTTCTAAAAGTCCTTGCGATAGTGTTATTAAAGTTATACAAATTCCAGCAATCACAAATGAATTGATTTTAAATCAAACGACCTGTGATTCCACAAAAATTGGGATTGATACATTGGTTTATAAAAATATTTACTCGTGCGACTCTACTATTTATATCAATACTATTTTTTCTCCATTAACTATTAATTATCGGGACAGTTTTTTATGTACAATAAATAATAGTTATAAGGATACTTTAATTTATCAAACCAAAACTTGTGATAGTCTGGTTATTATTCATTATAAACCTAAACAGAAGGATACGCTTTATATCGAAACAAATACTTGTCAATTCCAAAATGCCGGAATATTCAATTCGCTATTCACCAACAAATACGGTTGTGATTCTTTAGTCATTGAAAAAATTAATTTTATTGCTGCTGATACTCTTTTTATTAATAAAAATGTTTGTAATATTCCAATTCAATTAATAGATACTTTATATTACCCTATTCAAGGTAAATGTGATTCAGTAGTTTTCGTAAATAACATATTTCATACTTCCGACACTACTTATTTAAAACAAATCACTTGCGATCCCAATCAAGTGAATACGATCATAAATCATTTGCAAGGTCAATATTGCGATAGCGTTATTATTTCTAAAATTGAATTGAGACCATCTTCGATACAATATCATCTTGAAACAACTTGTTTTAAAGATTCTGTTAGATCAGATAGTTTATTTTTAATGACTTCACTGGGTTGTGATAGTATCATTGTAACAAAGGTTCTTTATGAACCTATGGTTTTCGATGTTGCCATTGATCATATTAGTTGCTTTGGTATGAAAAACGGAAGTATCAATGTGGATGTCATTAAAAATGTTGAACTCCCTTTAGAATATATTCTCAATGGTGTTCAAGTAACAAATAATGATCTGCTTAATAAATTAGATGTCGGTACCTATACTTTAATTATCACGGATAAGAGAAAATGCAAATCTGATAGCATCCTGTTTCAAATAATCCAACCCGATCTATTAAATGTAGATGCCGGAAAAGATTTACATCTCAAAACGCCCACAACCATTAATCTAAAGGCTAATACGAATCGGGTGGTTAAGTTTTATCATTGGTTTCCGGAATCATTATTTTCATGCAGTTCCTGTGAAACTACAGAAATTCAAATTCATGAAAATGGTGAAGCATATATTTTGGTTACCGACCAAAATGGATGTCAGGCCATAGATACCATCCTATTCATTTTAGATGAATCTGGACAAGTGTTTATCCCTACACTATTTAGTCCTAACGGAGATGGCATCAATGATTACTTTATTCCTGTTGTTACTGATCCTAATATTCAGATTAAGTCCATGAAAATATTTGATCGTTGGGGAGAACTATTGTTTCAAAGTGAATTAGTAAATCCAGCACAATTTAACACAGGATGGAACGGAATATTTAGAAATAAGCCATTGAATCCAGGAGTATACCTTTACCTTATTGAAGGACTTGATTCTAATCTTTCTAAGATTAACCTTAAAGGTGAGGTCACCTTGATACGATAAAAGTAGATAAGAGTTTATATATTAATATTATATAAATATAAACGCTAAAGATGTTGTGCCATTTTCTAAAAAAATTAGAAAAGACACTTGAATTAAATGAGAATTTTGAATGCAATTAAAAATAAAGCAATTAATTGTTCCAACATTATTCAGGATTTAATTGCTTTTTCAAATTATTTAAGAAAATCAGTTGAATATAATTTAAATAGGCTTACATTTACTTTTGAAGCCCAGCTTTATGAATTACTTATCTAACCCCCAATCTAATAATAAAAGAGTTCTTACTTTTAAGACTTTGCTATCTCTTTTCATCATTTCTCTTTTGAGTTCTTGTACTACTGATAATCTTAATGTCATAGACGATAATGACCCTATATCAGTTACCAACATCTCAAGATTAAAAATCGAAAATTATGTAAATCGGTTATTTATTGATTTGATTGGGCGGGAACCTTTAAAAGTGGAATTAGGGCCCGAAGTAGATACCTTGAAAGTGAGAGAACTCAGTCGCGATTCACGTCTTGACCTTATTAACAGACTCATGCAGGATACTAGTTTTAGAATCGGTGAGCGATCCTATAAGGCGGCATTTTATCTAAATCTGTATAATCTGGCTAAAGTTCGTTGTCTTGAAGGTGTTTCGGATGAGGAAATATCTTACTATATGGGTTTGTTTCTGTCTGATGCGATGAGAGACTCCATGAATGGTAATTGGGATGACTTCTATGGTAAGTTAAATCAAATTCGCAAGCTTCAAAATGTGTTACAAAGCCAAGAAGATCTCTACAATGGAGATATCAGCTACAATCAAATATTTCAGTTCATGGTGGATAACCACATTTACGGCATTATCAATATGAATACCTTCAATTTTATCCGCGCCATTTATAATGAATTACTATTTAGATTGCCTACAGATCAAGAATATGCTGTTGCTTTTGATATCATTGAAAAATCCTCGCCAGGCCAGGCATTTGGAAATTATTGCAGCAACAAAACGGAATTCATCCACAATCTCGTTGAATCACCCGCAATGCATGAAGGTATAGTCATTTGGACTTTTCAAATTTATCTAAATCGCTTCCCAAGTTCCAGGGAACTGGCTAGTATTCTTCCCGAGTATTTAAAACATCACGACATCCGCGAAATTATAAAACAAATATCAGTGACTGATGAATATGCAGGATTTAAGTAAGCTTTTCTACAAGTTAGGAATCATATTTCTAATGTTCTTTTTGGCTTCTTGTCAAAAGGATTTTTATGTATATGAAATTGATGATCAGACCATTTTACCGGTCAATAGTCAAAAGATAAAACCTAAATCCATAACGCAGTATATCTCTATTTTATACACTAATTTTTTTCAAAAAGCAATCAGCCCTAATTCTATGTTGAGTGCCCAAAAGGCCATTGAATCCATTGGAGATAAACAAGTAGCATTTGATATATTATTGAGCAAATACATGAATGACCCTAAGGTTATTATTCCAAGCAAAGAAGAAATGCTCAAAGATCCTGAAGCTTTTATTCGAGCCACCTATAAGCGATTTCTGGTGCGAGAACCTACAGAAGCTGAACTCAACTGGATGTTGAATTATATTTCGAGCCGTCCTAATGTAACACCAGAACATTTTTACTTTGCTTTTGGTACTTGTAATGAGCATTTTCACTATTAATTTGAAGGGGT harbors:
- a CDS encoding succinate dehydrogenase/fumarate reductase iron-sulfur subunit; this translates as MKLNLKVWRQKDSKSVGRFEMYQIEANEHMSFLEMMDVLNQQLIDKKQEPVAFDHDCREGICGACSMVINGKPHGPNSGTTTCQLHMRYFKEGETIVIEPFRARSFPVIKDLVVDRTAFDRIIQAGGYISINVGQAIDGNSMPIEKDVAGKSFDAAACIGCGACVAACPNGSAMLFTAAKVSHLGLLPQGEVEQNRRVYNMVAQMDAEGFGRCSNVGACEADCPKEISLENIARMNRYYTKAIFVSEQ
- the queG gene encoding tRNA epoxyqueuosine(34) reductase QueG; amino-acid sequence: MRHQSKPFIELAHSIGFESVGIVQAQRLEKEALQLEQWLANGFHGEMTYMERYFDLRIDPTKLLEGCKSVIMMTLNYDQPQIHLSEDHPKVSKYAYGQDYHRVIKDKCDLLLHSLKELYGDITIRAFVDSAPIMERVWAEKSGIGWNGKNTLTINPKKGSYFFLACILVDLEFEYSTPIKDHCGTCKKCIEACPTQAIHPDGYLLDASKCISYLTIELKNSIPEGFKDKMNGWAFGCDICQEVCPWNRFSKPTKVPEFQPNLDMLQLTKSDWLEINDETWKKISRNSPIKRTKREGMMKNIKFIN
- a CDS encoding outer membrane beta-barrel protein is translated as MKKLIFVFILYSAMHLAAQETVPPLENLAPPLPPTPPPVNVEHDTVKIKLGDRDILIIERDQKDKKNEVDEEDEMDETDLDKSNKENINPEKKKKRGARVGFLDIDLGVNVLLHDKSQAKNLVDDLENKPFSSWSTTLNFLPTTIYLGTKHLMLLTSFGYHIEEMTFKNKISFTPNKILDYTKDDNIKRSSFSIQHLQVPLMLYTQSNRIKGLGKVGIGFGGYAGILVYQESNVKKSDINQKIETEEDFGFNKYRYGITGRIDIGAIKLFANYDLSDTWKENQFQTLECGIWFDF
- a CDS encoding RNA polymerase sigma factor translates to MQTLVDRIKQADQKAYRELYDMFNIPMYNICLRMMNQPEDALDVLQETFIKVFQNIQQLNNGQLLPAWIKKICINTALSELDKKQKLQFDDLNDESVLYSLNSEDGVIDEFEHESNMAEIMNAIELLPERYRIVFTLYAIEDYSHEEIAQMLGIVASTSRSQYLRGKQKLLEIIKKNKQHVRSIKTIYTTA
- a CDS encoding M48 family metallopeptidase translates to MLKAKTFKEYQNIQIDNIDLLLEIHHEWRMSARVSLTKNKAIIRIPIMSPSFEKTKHILWAKEWIYKRLTKDHLYRAKYLPKVYETGSQLTVRNSLFTLDVKENIERKTATGRRRGYVIYLELPANITVEQRQKMCSSLISNIMSKTYIEGLRNRVHELNKQFFNKEINQIRLRNNHSNWGSCSTNKNISISSRLLLAPNFVLDYIIIHELAHLVHHNHSAKFWAEVERAMPHYLESEKWLKDHGESCQW
- the serC gene encoding 3-phosphoserine/phosphohydroxythreonine transaminase, which translates into the protein MKKHNFYAGPAILPQSVLQQASASIINFKELDLSILEISHRSKEFESVMDESESLVRELLGIDEEYAVLFLSGGASSQFFMIPMNLLPEHDTAHYVNTGTWSSGAIKEAKLFGNVNVIASSESDQFRHIPNQFEYPDTGAYLHITSNNTIYGSQYHWWPKGSIPLVCDMSSDIFSRKVDGKNFGLIYAGAQKNMGPAGVTLVVVKKDLLGKTGRKLPSMLDYKNHMDKGSMYNTPPVFPIYVSMLTMRWIKEMGGPKAMELRNNEKALTLYNEIDRNPCFEGTVRKEDRSRMNVVFKLKNSDHEAEFLKLCKDANCVGLQGHRSVGGFRASLYNALPLESVNVLVNVMQDFALKYA
- a CDS encoding gliding motility-associated C-terminal domain-containing protein; amino-acid sequence: MTYKKIFIHSILLVAWLSQFNLHSQHIIPHNILNNSNVSQLGGSCCCGTFLEMNFPNLDFEGGIPPPIGGFIVYSAGQMIDEWTVTRATIDHCEGSHANLGAGNPNGASNFIDLHGSPGFGGIKYKLTGLTPGNSYRIDFWTAQNGGNHSSTGTLLVANGAWLNVSWVVTISGSVAWFKQSYMFMAMADMADMEFSSVGDLIYAGTLIDDIKIFECPGDQEEPMITNEPQNEIYNCIGDVPKAPKLIVTDNCDANPTISFKETTSKIDKCEQLIKRDWEILDKCGNKKLFTQEITVKDEVAPNITIAGKDKIILCSNHTKNTFLTWLFSNAGASATDNCKKITWDYAYDSIATNSCDTTLVDFIVSDECDNTSSFVAKYIIIDTISPKIVNPAKDVLLQCSPLARDSLRNWLQNHGSAIATDNCSSVAWTNNFKGDSSALINVVDFYAIDHCGNKTKTTATFIQQDNPDTVRFTQYDCSINIISIDTQFFQLPGCDSLVIINKIPAVKDSNYFSYTTCDPFQKSLVIDTLINMRGCDSFIISSYKYVKPDTSVITNFNCTIIDTSITYQIVSKSPCDSVIKVIQIPAITNELILNQTTCDSTKIGIDTLVYKNIYSCDSTIYINTIFSPLTINYRDSFLCTINNSYKDTLIYQTKTCDSLVIIHYKPKQKDTLYIETNTCQFQNAGIFNSLFTNKYGCDSLVIEKINFIAADTLFINKNVCNIPIQLIDTLYYPIQGKCDSVVFVNNIFHTSDTTYLKQITCDPNQVNTIINHLQGQYCDSVIISKIELRPSSIQYHLETTCFKDSVRSDSLFLMTSLGCDSIIVTKVLYEPMVFDVAIDHISCFGMKNGSINVDVIKNVELPLEYILNGVQVTNNDLLNKLDVGTYTLIITDKRKCKSDSILFQIIQPDLLNVDAGKDLHLKTPTTINLKANTNRVVKFYHWFPESLFSCSSCETTEIQIHENGEAYILVTDQNGCQAIDTILFILDESGQVFIPTLFSPNGDGINDYFIPVVTDPNIQIKSMKIFDRWGELLFQSELVNPAQFNTGWNGIFRNKPLNPGVYLYLIEGLDSNLSKINLKGEVTLIR